In Hoeflea sp. 108, the genomic stretch CGTGCTCGCCGGTTTCGACCCGTCGGAGCCGCTCTACGTCGTCAGGCTGATGCCGGCGACGAGCCGCTTCGAGCGCGATCCGAACCATCCGGCCAACCGTGCCTGCATGGAAGAGCAGGTGCTGGTCAATTATTCGAACCGCCCGTTGTGGCTGCTTTCGGGCGCCGATCGGGCCAACAACGATCTGGTTTCGGGTTTTGCACCCGCCGTGCCCGTCTGGGCCTCCGGTGCCATGCCCAGCGAAAGAGAGGAGAAATAGCAATGCCGTTCGTCGTCGTAGAGATGTGGGAGGGGCGCACTGTCGAGCAGAAGCGCAACCTCGTGAAAGCCATCACCAAGGCCATGGTCGAGGAGGCCGCCTGCAAGCCCGATCACCTGCATGTGGTGATCCATGAGACGCCCAAGGACAGCTGGGGTCGCGGCGGCGTGCTCGGCATCGACATGGTGGAGCACAAGTGATGGCGCTCGACGTTCTCGACTATCGCAAGTCGGCGCTTCTGGTCATCGACCTGCAGAACGCCTTCATCCATGAGAAGGGCACGCTCGGCGTCTCGGGCGTCGACACCAAGCGCCTGTCGGCGATCGTGCCGCCGCTGGCCAAGCTGATCAAGCGCTGCCAGGACACCGGCATCCCTGTCATCTGGACGATGCAGGAGCATTTCGCCGTCGACCAGAACCGCGCCAAAAAGAAGCTGCTCGGCCACACCGCCCGCCGCAAGCAGGTGTCGGCGCTGGCCGGCAGCTGGGACGAGCAGATCATTGACGAGCTGAAGCCGCTGGCCGATTTCGATCCGGCCTTCGTCATCCGCAAGCATCGCTTCGGCGCCTTCTACGAGACGCGTCTCGAAATGATGCTGAAGATGCTCGGCACCCAGCATCTGTTCGTCACCGGTGCGACCACCAATGCCTGTGTCGAAACCTCGATCCGCGAGGCCTATCTGCGCGACCTCGACGTGATCGCGGTCGACGACTGCGTGTCGGGTGTCAACGCCGAGTGGGAAGCCACCGCCAAGCAGGTGTGGAAGCAGTATTTCTGCGAGATCGCCCACTCGTCCGAAGTGCTCGACTGGATCGGCGAACAGGTCAAGCCGCGCGTCACCAACTACGGCCACCAACTGATCATGGTCAACGATATCGAGACGTCGGTGGCCTTCTACACCAACCAGCTCGGCTTCACGATCCGTCCGGCCAAGCCGCTGGCCGACGGGCGTCCGTTCACCGCCTTCCATCAGGGCATCGCGCTGATCCACGGCAAGGCCTCTGATCATCGCCAGCTCGATCACATCGCCTTCGAGGTCAACGACGTGCGCGCCATGGATGCCAGGTTGAAGAAGGCAGGCGTGAAGTACTACACCGACCTGCATGATGGGCCTTATGGCCTGACGATCTATATCGCCGACCCCGACGGCACCAAGGTCGAACTCTATCAGGTCGGCGCCACGGCCTGACCCGTTCGCGGATATTCATGCAAAAAAGCCGCCGGTTTTCGG encodes the following:
- a CDS encoding 2-hydroxymuconate tautomerase, whose translation is MPFVVVEMWEGRTVEQKRNLVKAITKAMVEEAACKPDHLHVVIHETPKDSWGRGGVLGIDMVEHK
- a CDS encoding isochorismatase family protein, with amino-acid sequence MALDVLDYRKSALLVIDLQNAFIHEKGTLGVSGVDTKRLSAIVPPLAKLIKRCQDTGIPVIWTMQEHFAVDQNRAKKKLLGHTARRKQVSALAGSWDEQIIDELKPLADFDPAFVIRKHRFGAFYETRLEMMLKMLGTQHLFVTGATTNACVETSIREAYLRDLDVIAVDDCVSGVNAEWEATAKQVWKQYFCEIAHSSEVLDWIGEQVKPRVTNYGHQLIMVNDIETSVAFYTNQLGFTIRPAKPLADGRPFTAFHQGIALIHGKASDHRQLDHIAFEVNDVRAMDARLKKAGVKYYTDLHDGPYGLTIYIADPDGTKVELYQVGATA